In Corynebacterium guangdongense, one DNA window encodes the following:
- a CDS encoding ABC transporter ATP-binding protein: MSARLPLQLEGVTCVFGVGARQVTALDGVSLALRPGELVAVMGPSGSGKSTLLNVAGLLQRPSSGRVLVDGRSASGFSRAAAAELRRRHIGIVFQRFNLIDTLTVAENVALPLELDGASRVQCRAAAARALAEVGLDGVGERFPEEISGGQAQRVAIARALVGERRLLLADEPTGALDTTTGDEILRLLRSRVDAGASALLVTHEPRFAGWADRVVFVRDGRLTGEEESRR; encoded by the coding sequence GTGAGCGCGCGACTTCCACTGCAACTGGAGGGGGTCACCTGCGTCTTCGGCGTCGGCGCCCGCCAGGTCACGGCACTCGACGGGGTGAGCCTGGCGCTGCGCCCGGGTGAGCTCGTCGCCGTCATGGGTCCCTCCGGTTCCGGTAAGTCGACCCTGCTCAACGTCGCCGGACTGCTGCAGCGCCCCTCCTCGGGCCGCGTGCTCGTCGACGGCCGGAGTGCCTCGGGGTTCTCCCGAGCCGCCGCCGCTGAGCTCCGCCGACGCCACATCGGCATCGTCTTCCAGCGCTTCAACCTCATCGACACCCTCACCGTCGCGGAGAACGTCGCACTGCCGCTGGAGCTCGACGGTGCCTCCCGAGTCCAGTGCCGTGCCGCCGCCGCGCGGGCCCTCGCCGAGGTTGGCCTCGACGGCGTGGGTGAGCGCTTCCCCGAGGAGATTTCGGGCGGCCAGGCGCAGCGCGTCGCGATCGCCCGGGCGCTGGTCGGCGAGCGCAGACTGCTGCTCGCCGATGAGCCCACCGGTGCACTGGACACCACGACTGGTGACGAAATCCTCCGGCTCTTGCGTTCCCGCGTCGACGCCGGCGCCTCGGCGCTGCTGGTCACCCATGAACCGCGTTTCGCGGGCTGGGCGGACCGGGTCGTGTTCGTCCGCGACGGCCGGCTCACCGGAGAGGAGGAGTCGCGGCGATGA
- a CDS encoding antibiotic biosynthesis monooxygenase family protein, translated as MSIVKINAITVPEGAGTTLEERFQARKHAIDAQPGFEGFQLLRPVKGEERYFVVTRWADQESYDAWWQGQGQGAHAQKDGDAPRKPVSDKAELMEFEVVLDSTEQ; from the coding sequence ATGAGCATCGTCAAGATCAACGCCATCACCGTTCCCGAGGGCGCCGGCACCACCCTGGAGGAGCGCTTCCAGGCCCGCAAGCACGCCATCGACGCCCAGCCCGGTTTCGAGGGCTTCCAGCTGCTGCGCCCGGTCAAGGGCGAGGAGCGCTACTTCGTCGTCACCCGCTGGGCCGACCAGGAGTCCTACGACGCCTGGTGGCAGGGTCAGGGTCAGGGCGCCCACGCCCAGAAGGACGGCGACGCCCCGCGCAAGCCGGTCTCGGACAAGGCGGAGCTGATGGAGTTCGAGGTCGTCCTGGACTCCACCGAGCAGTAG
- a CDS encoding DedA family protein, translating into MDAIVNWVVSLMELMGAPGVGIAILLENLFPPIPSEVVLPLAGFTITQGSLSFWPTYIWATIGAWVGALLLYWVGAAVGAARLRRIADWMWLVEGEDVDRALSWFDKYGPASVFFGRLVPGVRSLISIPAGIDRMNVVKFSAWTLLGSGIWNAILIGLGMWLGDAWDQVAVYVDQYSTVVYILLALILVLVFGWLIRREITNKRARAAADQGTTTVIEEKPYR; encoded by the coding sequence ATGGATGCCATTGTCAATTGGGTCGTCTCCCTGATGGAATTGATGGGAGCGCCCGGCGTCGGCATCGCGATCCTGCTGGAGAACCTCTTCCCGCCCATCCCCTCCGAGGTCGTCCTGCCCCTGGCGGGCTTCACCATCACCCAGGGCAGCCTGAGCTTCTGGCCCACCTACATCTGGGCAACGATCGGCGCCTGGGTCGGCGCGCTGCTGCTCTACTGGGTCGGTGCGGCGGTCGGTGCCGCGCGACTGCGCCGCATCGCCGACTGGATGTGGCTGGTCGAGGGTGAGGATGTGGACCGGGCGCTGAGCTGGTTCGACAAGTACGGCCCGGCCTCCGTGTTCTTCGGCCGCCTCGTCCCCGGCGTGCGTTCGCTGATCTCCATCCCGGCGGGCATCGACCGCATGAACGTCGTGAAGTTCTCGGCGTGGACCCTGCTGGGATCCGGTATCTGGAACGCCATCCTCATCGGTCTGGGCATGTGGCTCGGCGACGCCTGGGACCAGGTCGCCGTCTACGTCGACCAGTACTCCACGGTGGTCTACATCCTCCTCGCGCTCATCCTCGTCCTCGTCTTCGGCTGGCTGATCCGCCGTGAGATCACCAACAAGCGGGCCCGGGCGGCCGCCGACCAGGGCACCACGACCGTCATCGAGGAGAAGCCCTACCGTTAA
- a CDS encoding YccF domain-containing protein encodes MNLLLNVIWVVFGGWLLAIGYFLFGLLACLLVVTIPAGVASFRMASFAFWPFGRSVVQPVGGTGGFSVVGNVIWFLVAGLWLAIGHVTTAAAQAVTVVGIPLALANIRMIPVTCFPFGRRIVATGRVPAGWEPMVRM; translated from the coding sequence ATGAATCTCCTCCTCAACGTCATTTGGGTCGTGTTCGGCGGCTGGCTTCTGGCGATCGGCTATTTCCTCTTTGGGCTCCTCGCCTGCCTGCTTGTCGTCACCATCCCCGCCGGGGTCGCCAGCTTCCGCATGGCCAGCTTCGCCTTCTGGCCCTTCGGCCGCTCCGTCGTCCAGCCGGTCGGCGGCACCGGCGGGTTCTCGGTGGTCGGCAATGTCATCTGGTTTCTCGTCGCCGGACTGTGGCTGGCCATCGGTCACGTCACCACCGCCGCCGCCCAGGCAGTCACCGTCGTCGGCATCCCGCTGGCCCTCGCCAACATCCGCATGATCCCGGTAACCTGCTTCCCCTTCGGCCGGCGCATCGTCGCCACCGGCCGCGTCCCCGCCGGGTGGGAGCCGATGGTCAGGATGTAG
- the pcrA gene encoding DNA helicase PcrA, producing MDYSSPFSSGAGRPAAPSLTDGLNEAQAAAVEHIGSPLLIVAGAGSGKTAVLTRRIAFLMQERGVAPWQILAITFTNKAAAEMKERITGLIGPVAERMWVATFHSICVRILRQQAQLVPGLNTNFTIYDGDDQRRLLTMIGKDMSLDMKKFTARVLANNISNHKNELIGPEQALAEAHQTRNPFETTIAEVYAEYQRRLRAANAVDFDDLIGEVVRIFQQHPQVVDHYRRRFRHVLIDEYQDTNHAQYMLVASLVGDGPDAPELAVVGDSDQSIYAFRGATIRNIQEFERDYPQARTILLEQNYRSTQNILSAANAVIAQNEGRREKNLWTDHGTGEPIIGYVADNEHDEARFIAAEIDALTDKGRHYSDIAVMYRTNNASRPLEEVFMRSGIPYKVVGGTRFYERKEIRDVIAYLRVLANPDDTVSLRRIINTPRRAIGDKAQGAVALHADNNGVSYGKALVDAADGRVDMLATRAANAIRGFVTMMDELRELAEGIRNEVTGQPDLGELISRVLDVTGYKAELENSNDPQDGARLDNLNELVSVAREFSSEAANQIAYAEMDGGEFELADGEAAPGSLEAFLERVSLVADADQIPDNESGVVTLMTLHTAKGLEFPVVFVTGWEDGQFPHLRALGDPDELSEERRLAYVGITRAREQLYLTRAMLRSSWGNPVTNPASRFLGEIPEDLLDWRREEPTASYGGGWGSAGGSGAWGSGATPRNRAVGSQRTSSPQRRDRQMPRAAAKNSDLQLAVGDRVNHAKYGLGKVVASDGSGARATVTIDFGSSGTVRLMLIGGVPMEKL from the coding sequence ATGGATTACTCTTCCCCCTTCTCCTCCGGTGCCGGGCGCCCCGCGGCACCTTCGTTGACTGACGGACTCAACGAGGCGCAGGCCGCCGCCGTAGAGCACATCGGGTCCCCGCTGCTGATCGTCGCCGGCGCCGGTTCCGGCAAGACCGCCGTCCTCACCCGCCGCATTGCCTTCCTCATGCAGGAACGCGGCGTCGCGCCCTGGCAGATACTGGCCATCACCTTCACCAACAAGGCCGCCGCTGAAATGAAGGAGCGCATCACCGGGCTCATTGGGCCGGTCGCCGAGCGCATGTGGGTGGCCACCTTCCACTCCATCTGCGTGCGGATCCTGCGCCAGCAGGCGCAGCTGGTGCCGGGGCTGAACACGAACTTCACCATCTACGACGGGGACGATCAGCGGCGGTTGCTGACGATGATCGGCAAGGACATGAGCCTCGACATGAAGAAGTTCACCGCCCGGGTCCTGGCCAACAACATCTCCAACCACAAGAATGAGCTCATCGGCCCCGAGCAGGCGCTGGCGGAGGCGCACCAGACCAGGAACCCCTTCGAGACGACCATCGCCGAGGTCTACGCCGAGTACCAGAGGCGTCTGCGCGCCGCCAACGCCGTGGACTTCGACGACCTCATCGGCGAGGTCGTGCGCATTTTCCAGCAGCACCCGCAGGTCGTCGACCACTACCGCCGCCGTTTCCGCCACGTGCTCATCGATGAGTACCAGGACACCAACCACGCCCAGTACATGCTGGTCGCTTCCCTGGTCGGCGACGGGCCGGACGCCCCGGAGCTGGCCGTGGTGGGTGACTCGGACCAGTCGATCTACGCCTTCCGCGGGGCGACCATCCGCAACATCCAGGAGTTCGAGCGCGATTACCCGCAGGCCCGCACCATCCTGCTGGAGCAGAACTACCGCTCCACCCAGAACATCCTGTCGGCGGCCAACGCCGTCATCGCCCAGAACGAGGGCCGCCGCGAGAAGAACCTGTGGACCGACCACGGCACCGGGGAGCCGATCATCGGCTACGTCGCCGACAACGAGCACGACGAGGCCCGCTTCATCGCCGCAGAGATCGACGCGCTGACGGACAAGGGCCGCCACTACTCCGACATTGCCGTGATGTACCGCACCAACAACGCCTCCCGCCCGCTGGAGGAGGTGTTCATGCGCTCCGGCATCCCCTACAAGGTCGTCGGCGGCACCCGCTTCTACGAACGCAAGGAAATCCGTGACGTCATCGCCTACCTGCGCGTGCTGGCGAACCCGGATGACACCGTCAGCCTGCGCCGCATCATCAACACCCCGCGCCGCGCCATCGGGGACAAGGCCCAGGGCGCGGTCGCGCTGCACGCCGACAACAACGGCGTCAGCTACGGCAAGGCGCTGGTCGACGCCGCCGACGGCCGGGTCGACATGCTCGCCACCCGCGCCGCCAACGCCATCCGCGGCTTCGTCACCATGATGGATGAGCTGCGCGAGCTGGCCGAGGGCATCCGCAACGAGGTCACCGGCCAACCCGACCTCGGCGAACTCATCTCCCGGGTCCTCGACGTCACCGGTTACAAGGCGGAGCTGGAGAACTCCAACGACCCGCAGGACGGCGCCCGTCTGGACAACCTCAATGAGCTGGTCTCCGTCGCCCGGGAATTCTCCTCCGAGGCCGCCAACCAGATCGCGTACGCGGAGATGGACGGCGGCGAATTCGAGCTCGCCGACGGTGAAGCCGCGCCGGGTTCGCTGGAGGCCTTCCTTGAGCGCGTCTCGCTGGTGGCCGACGCCGACCAGATCCCCGACAACGAGTCCGGCGTGGTCACGCTGATGACCCTGCACACCGCCAAGGGGCTGGAGTTCCCGGTCGTCTTCGTCACCGGGTGGGAGGACGGGCAGTTCCCGCACCTGCGTGCGCTGGGGGATCCGGACGAGTTGTCCGAGGAACGCCGGCTGGCCTACGTCGGCATCACCCGCGCCCGCGAACAGCTCTACCTCACCCGCGCGATGCTGCGCTCCTCCTGGGGCAACCCGGTCACCAACCCGGCCTCCCGCTTCCTCGGCGAGATCCCGGAGGATCTCCTCGACTGGCGCCGCGAGGAGCCCACCGCCTCCTACGGCGGAGGCTGGGGCTCCGCCGGCGGTTCCGGGGCGTGGGGCTCGGGGGCGACACCCCGCAACCGTGCCGTGGGATCCCAGCGCACCAGCTCCCCGCAGCGGCGGGACCGCCAGATGCCCCGGGCCGCCGCCAAGAACAGCGACCTGCAGCTGGCCGTCGGCGACCGCGTCAACCACGCCAAGTACGGGCTGGGCAAGGTCGTCGCCTCCGACGGCAGCGGTGCACGCGCCACCGTCACCATCGACTTCGGTTCCTCCGGCACGGTCCGGCTGATGCTTATCGGTGGCGTGCCGATGGAGAAGCTCTAG
- a CDS encoding chorismate mutase — translation MDAFEVRTPTGTDDPLSDAEIQEYRQEIDRLDRIILDAVKRRTTVSQAIGKTRMGSGGTRLVHTREVAIINQFRDELGDEGPTLANVLLRLGRGRLG, via the coding sequence GTGGACGCGTTTGAGGTCCGCACGCCGACCGGCACCGATGATCCCCTCTCCGACGCCGAGATCCAGGAGTACCGCCAGGAGATCGACCGTCTGGACCGCATCATCCTTGACGCGGTGAAGCGCCGCACGACGGTGTCCCAGGCCATCGGCAAAACCCGCATGGGCTCGGGCGGCACCCGTCTGGTGCACACCCGCGAGGTCGCCATCATCAACCAGTTCCGCGACGAGCTCGGCGACGAGGGTCCGACCCTGGCCAACGTGCTGCTTCGCCTGGGTCGCGGGCGTCTGGGGTAG
- a CDS encoding DNA-formamidopyrimidine glycosylase family protein, which yields MPEGDSVLQLANRLQFMTGREVLHTSLRVPSVATVRFDGAVCEAVWPYGKHLFMQFGDAVLHTHLKMEGTWAMHLAGDRWRKPGHTARVVLRLEGAPHPRPIEVVGHELGLVEVFRAREYQERIGYLGPDILAGDWETAGRAEARSRILARPDREIGRALLDQKNLAGVGNEYRAEICFLAGVHPARPVRDTDVDEILAISRRIMWANRNSPIRVTTGVRRAGENAYVFGRNRRPCRRCGTLIEKDFLGGGEDLERVIWWCPHCQPA from the coding sequence ATGCCCGAAGGTGATTCCGTCCTGCAGCTGGCCAACCGGCTCCAGTTCATGACCGGCCGCGAGGTCCTGCACACCTCTCTGCGGGTGCCGAGCGTGGCGACGGTGCGTTTCGACGGCGCCGTCTGCGAAGCCGTGTGGCCCTACGGCAAGCACCTGTTCATGCAGTTCGGTGACGCCGTCCTCCACACGCACCTGAAGATGGAGGGCACCTGGGCGATGCACCTGGCGGGTGACCGCTGGCGCAAACCCGGCCACACCGCCCGAGTCGTCCTGCGGCTGGAGGGGGCGCCGCACCCGCGTCCCATCGAGGTCGTCGGCCACGAGCTCGGACTCGTCGAGGTTTTCCGGGCCCGGGAGTACCAGGAGAGGATCGGCTATCTCGGCCCGGACATTCTCGCCGGGGACTGGGAGACCGCGGGTCGCGCGGAGGCCAGGAGCCGGATCCTCGCCCGGCCCGACCGGGAGATCGGCCGCGCCCTGCTGGACCAGAAGAACCTCGCCGGCGTCGGCAACGAGTATCGAGCCGAGATCTGCTTCCTCGCCGGCGTCCACCCGGCGCGGCCGGTGCGTGACACCGACGTCGACGAGATTCTGGCCATCTCCCGGCGCATCATGTGGGCCAACCGGAACTCGCCCATCCGCGTGACCACCGGGGTGCGTCGGGCCGGTGAGAACGCCTATGTCTTCGGACGCAACCGCCGCCCGTGCCGACGCTGCGGGACGCTGATCGAGAAGGACTTTCTCGGCGGCGGCGAGGACCTGGAACGGGTCATCTGGTGGTGCCCGCACTGCCAGCCGGCCTAA
- the pgi gene encoding glucose-6-phosphate isomerase, with the protein MPDITATQEWKTLSDLFAAKKDVSLRQLFADDSCRASSYTFDAAGLHVDLSKNLVDDEIVDALVALAEKAGLDEATEAMFTGGHINNTEDRAVLHTALRLPVEDDLVVDGQDVAADVHEVLGRMRDFASALRSGEWLGHSGRTIKKVVNIGIGGSDLGPAMATRALRTYATAGITAEFVSNVDPADMTAVLDTLNPESTLFIVSSKTFTTQETLSNAHAAKRWLLEKFGGDEAAVAKHFVAVSTNAEKVAEFGIDTKNMFGFWEWVGGRYSVDAAVGLSLMSVIGPQDFMRFLQGFHEMDVHFRTADLHENVPVLMALLNVWYNNFHGAQTHAVLPYSQDLGRFPAYLQQLTMESNGKSVRHDGSQVTYDTGQIYWGEPGTNGQHAFYQLMHQGTKMVPADFIGFAAPKQDLPTASGEGSMHDLLMGNFFAQTKVLAFGKTLEEITAEGVSEELAPHKVMPGNRPTTTILAKELTPHALGALIALYEHIVFTEGVIWDVNSFDQWGVELGKQQANDLAAAVSGEAPADTGDSSTDELIGWYRAHR; encoded by the coding sequence ATGCCGGACATCACCGCCACCCAGGAATGGAAGACACTCTCGGACCTCTTCGCGGCCAAGAAGGACGTCTCTCTGCGCCAGCTCTTCGCTGACGACTCCTGCCGCGCCTCCAGCTACACCTTCGACGCCGCCGGCCTGCACGTCGACCTCTCCAAGAACCTGGTGGACGACGAGATCGTCGACGCCCTCGTGGCCCTGGCCGAGAAGGCCGGCCTGGACGAGGCCACCGAGGCGATGTTCACCGGCGGGCACATCAACAACACCGAGGACCGCGCGGTCCTCCACACCGCGCTGCGCCTGCCGGTCGAGGACGATCTCGTCGTCGACGGCCAGGACGTCGCCGCCGACGTGCACGAGGTCCTCGGCCGCATGCGCGACTTCGCCTCCGCGCTGCGCTCCGGCGAGTGGCTGGGACACTCCGGCCGCACCATCAAGAAGGTCGTCAACATCGGCATCGGCGGCTCCGACCTCGGCCCGGCCATGGCCACCCGCGCCCTGCGCACCTACGCCACCGCCGGTATCACCGCGGAGTTCGTCTCCAACGTCGACCCGGCCGACATGACCGCCGTCCTCGACACGCTCAACCCGGAGTCGACCCTGTTCATCGTCTCCTCCAAGACCTTCACCACCCAGGAGACCCTCTCCAACGCCCACGCCGCCAAGCGCTGGCTGCTGGAGAAGTTCGGCGGCGACGAGGCCGCCGTGGCCAAGCACTTCGTCGCGGTGTCCACCAACGCGGAGAAGGTCGCCGAGTTCGGTATCGACACCAAGAACATGTTCGGGTTCTGGGAGTGGGTCGGCGGCCGCTACTCCGTCGACGCCGCAGTCGGGCTCTCGCTGATGTCGGTCATCGGCCCGCAGGACTTCATGCGTTTCCTCCAGGGCTTCCACGAGATGGACGTCCACTTCCGCACCGCCGACCTCCACGAGAACGTCCCGGTCCTGATGGCGCTGCTCAACGTCTGGTACAACAATTTCCACGGTGCCCAGACCCACGCCGTGCTCCCCTACTCCCAGGATCTGGGCCGCTTCCCGGCCTACCTGCAGCAGCTGACCATGGAATCCAACGGCAAGTCCGTGCGCCACGACGGCTCGCAGGTCACCTACGACACGGGCCAGATCTACTGGGGCGAGCCGGGCACCAACGGCCAGCACGCCTTCTACCAGTTGATGCACCAGGGCACGAAGATGGTGCCCGCCGACTTCATCGGTTTCGCCGCCCCCAAGCAGGACCTGCCGACCGCCTCCGGGGAGGGCTCCATGCACGACCTGCTGATGGGCAACTTCTTCGCGCAGACCAAGGTCCTGGCCTTCGGCAAGACCCTCGAGGAGATCACCGCCGAAGGCGTCTCCGAGGAGCTCGCCCCGCACAAGGTCATGCCCGGCAACCGCCCGACCACCACCATCCTGGCAAAGGAGCTGACCCCGCACGCGCTCGGCGCGCTGATCGCCCTCTACGAGCACATCGTCTTCACCGAGGGCGTCATCTGGGACGTCAACTCCTTCGACCAGTGGGGCGTGGAGCTGGGCAAGCAGCAGGCCAACGATCTGGCCGCCGCCGTCTCCGGCGAGGCCCCGGCCGACACCGGTGACTCCTCCACCGACGAGCTCATCGGCTGGTACCGCGCCCACCGCTAA
- a CDS encoding PadR family transcriptional regulator, protein MPVKHSLLALLGEAPNSADGLRTRFTELTEGVWPLSAEQIARALSRLERDGLIETAGGAGRDAVRYRPTAAGRADTDRWFSTAVVRRLDEHDELVMKISLSTAGGFDLTALLDAQRHAALERLRAVTHLSRRLPAFPAVSRLQSERRILDLEAEIRFLDRVEALHREERSP, encoded by the coding sequence ATGCCAGTGAAACACTCGTTGCTGGCGCTGCTGGGCGAGGCCCCCAACTCAGCCGATGGGCTGCGGACCCGTTTCACCGAACTCACCGAGGGCGTCTGGCCCCTCAGCGCCGAGCAGATCGCCCGGGCCCTCTCCCGCCTCGAGCGCGACGGTCTCATCGAGACCGCGGGCGGGGCAGGTCGTGACGCCGTCCGCTACCGGCCGACCGCCGCCGGCCGCGCGGACACGGACCGCTGGTTCAGCACGGCCGTCGTTCGCCGCCTCGACGAGCACGATGAGCTCGTCATGAAGATTTCCCTTTCCACCGCCGGCGGGTTCGACCTCACCGCGCTTCTCGACGCCCAACGCCACGCCGCCCTGGAACGACTGCGCGCGGTCACCCACCTCTCCCGGCGTCTCCCCGCCTTCCCCGCCGTCAGTCGGCTGCAGTCCGAGCGACGGATCCTCGACCTGGAGGCCGAGATCCGCTTCCTCGACAGGGTGGAGGCCCTCCATCGAGAAGAGCGCAGTCCGTGA
- a CDS encoding ABC transporter permease: MSSLAAAVRPTRRDAIRHPQRILVAVLLIALPVAVLSFQWLWTDSAQFSTRVPGSQATVSVDYAACVEPERPGGAFRRPVDCPSGEDVAAALPSQFESHFFVDHLYGMVSGRNFTADVSAVQLPTEALPEDFSPPVGHAPGPGEVMVPTRLRREYGVTVGDPVRIMLGQEPIELTVSGFTPGETALATGTTLVAPEEDPAVVGGIMQWQISGPRPLTEEDARRLEEAGFTVQSAQLPGRRSPDPSYLGSMSPGQLLSFTAGRVSVLLIGLFILVLIMSPVFTIAAARQTRNYALMRAQGAAPKHIWWAVLAYGAIAGVLGATTGVVLGAGAAAITWRVVFTGWPFTVLWATLAMLWVVTVGISVLSASLPADRVERSTAAAGMSGAETDRITGWRKTMATGPVVLVTVAVGWLVARVVARAVVGSDDRLIYFPFFNPAYPVLVLIIVVALAASVPAVLLLVSRLTDRAGLAWRMAGRDARRRALTSTAAIAAIVVVVFLASASLVTLRTMEARTRAEAESVHPLNLVTVQHLPMGRPYDGKPSVATEAGLNRAMDSLASSVPTSTVVAIEEVVFGEPATAGDVAPGYGQGAYFEDQSVCRDRYPGPGGDSTRRLLDDPELSATCLAYLRSYTAHSPLAMSGGPLVASERLLDLFTWSDPRAHALAVAALNRPAVIVSRDHESLGSPRPLKVVRSVGESSEGPEEETTLLTDVAVVPALPEGYNGPMLITAPLVAQFGAQTRLSGFAALTTETPSSAERDRAQRAVSVGDPNYSLFFNTQSSAPRAFYWQVAGILALGAFAIVSLISALGSVRDRRRYDQLAALGAAPGTAARIAAASAWLLAFVGAGTGLLAGHLAAVAMLRTPVSTVNGDLVLRGDFVYLRVEWAEVVALLLVVPLLAGAFFALLHLRSGRAENVAQRDD, from the coding sequence ATGAGCTCCCTGGCCGCCGCCGTTCGCCCCACCCGGCGCGACGCCATCCGCCACCCGCAGCGCATCCTGGTGGCCGTTCTGCTCATCGCGCTGCCTGTCGCCGTGCTGTCCTTCCAGTGGCTGTGGACCGATTCCGCTCAGTTCTCCACCCGGGTCCCCGGCTCCCAGGCCACCGTCAGCGTCGACTACGCGGCCTGTGTCGAGCCGGAAAGACCCGGCGGGGCCTTCCGCCGACCGGTCGACTGCCCCAGCGGGGAGGACGTTGCGGCGGCCCTGCCGTCGCAGTTCGAGTCCCATTTCTTCGTCGACCACCTCTACGGGATGGTCAGCGGCCGAAACTTCACCGCCGACGTGAGCGCCGTCCAACTGCCGACCGAGGCGCTGCCGGAGGATTTCTCCCCGCCGGTCGGGCACGCGCCGGGCCCAGGCGAAGTGATGGTGCCGACCCGGCTGCGGCGCGAATACGGGGTGACTGTCGGGGACCCGGTGAGGATCATGCTCGGCCAGGAGCCGATCGAGCTCACCGTCAGCGGTTTCACCCCCGGTGAGACGGCGCTGGCGACCGGAACGACGCTGGTGGCTCCGGAGGAGGACCCCGCCGTCGTGGGCGGGATCATGCAGTGGCAGATCTCCGGACCCCGCCCGCTGACTGAGGAGGACGCCCGCCGATTGGAGGAGGCCGGGTTCACCGTCCAGTCGGCGCAGCTGCCGGGCCGGCGTTCCCCGGACCCGTCCTACCTGGGGTCCATGTCCCCTGGTCAGCTGCTCTCCTTCACCGCCGGGCGGGTGTCCGTCCTCCTGATCGGGCTGTTCATCCTGGTGCTGATCATGTCCCCGGTGTTCACCATCGCGGCCGCCCGCCAGACCCGCAATTACGCGCTGATGCGGGCGCAGGGCGCGGCCCCGAAGCACATCTGGTGGGCGGTCCTCGCCTACGGGGCCATCGCCGGGGTGCTCGGGGCCACCACCGGCGTCGTGCTCGGGGCCGGCGCCGCGGCGATCACCTGGCGGGTCGTCTTCACCGGGTGGCCCTTCACTGTTCTGTGGGCCACGCTGGCGATGCTGTGGGTGGTCACCGTCGGAATCTCCGTCCTGTCCGCGTCGCTGCCCGCCGACCGGGTCGAGCGGTCCACCGCCGCAGCCGGCATGTCGGGGGCGGAGACCGACCGGATCACCGGGTGGCGGAAGACGATGGCCACCGGTCCGGTGGTGCTGGTGACGGTGGCGGTGGGCTGGCTGGTGGCGCGGGTGGTCGCGCGCGCCGTTGTCGGCAGCGACGACCGCCTCATCTATTTCCCTTTCTTCAATCCCGCGTATCCGGTGCTTGTCCTGATCATCGTCGTGGCATTGGCCGCGAGCGTGCCCGCGGTCCTGCTGCTGGTGTCCCGGCTGACCGACCGTGCCGGCCTGGCCTGGCGGATGGCGGGGCGGGACGCCCGGCGGCGGGCGTTGACGTCGACGGCGGCGATCGCGGCGATCGTCGTCGTAGTCTTCCTCGCCAGCGCGAGTCTGGTGACCTTGCGCACCATGGAGGCGCGCACACGGGCGGAGGCGGAGAGCGTCCACCCCCTCAATCTCGTCACCGTCCAGCACCTCCCCATGGGCCGCCCCTACGACGGGAAGCCGAGCGTGGCGACGGAGGCGGGGCTGAACAGGGCGATGGACTCCCTCGCGTCTAGCGTGCCCACGTCGACGGTCGTGGCCATCGAGGAGGTCGTGTTCGGCGAGCCGGCCACCGCCGGCGACGTCGCACCCGGTTACGGACAGGGGGCGTACTTCGAGGACCAGAGCGTCTGCCGGGACCGGTACCCGGGCCCAGGCGGCGACAGCACCCGCAGGCTCCTCGACGATCCCGAGCTCTCCGCCACGTGCCTGGCCTACCTGCGCTCGTACACGGCGCACTCCCCGCTCGCGATGAGCGGCGGCCCCCTGGTGGCCTCGGAGAGGCTGCTCGACCTATTCACGTGGTCGGATCCCCGAGCCCACGCCCTGGCGGTGGCGGCCCTCAATCGCCCGGCGGTCATCGTCAGCAGGGATCACGAAAGTCTCGGCTCGCCTCGGCCGCTGAAGGTGGTCCGCTCTGTCGGAGAAAGTAGCGAGGGGCCGGAGGAGGAGACGACGCTGCTCACCGACGTCGCCGTGGTCCCGGCCCTCCCGGAGGGCTACAACGGCCCGATGCTGATCACTGCCCCGCTGGTGGCGCAGTTCGGGGCGCAGACCCGGCTCTCGGGCTTCGCGGCCCTGACCACCGAGACCCCGAGCTCCGCCGAACGTGACAGGGCGCAGCGGGCGGTGAGCGTCGGCGACCCGAACTACTCGCTGTTCTTCAACACCCAGTCCTCCGCGCCGCGGGCCTTCTACTGGCAGGTCGCGGGGATCCTGGCGCTCGGCGCCTTCGCGATCGTCTCGTTGATATCCGCCCTGGGATCCGTCCGGGATCGGCGACGTTACGACCAGCTGGCCGCCCTGGGCGCGGCCCCGGGAACGGCGGCGAGGATCGCTGCGGCCTCCGCCTGGTTGCTGGCCTTCGTCGGCGCCGGCACCGGGCTGCTCGCCGGCCACCTGGCCGCGGTGGCGATGCTGCGGACCCCGGTGTCGACCGTCAACGGCGATCTCGTCCTGCGCGGCGATTTCGTCTACCTCCGGGTGGAATGGGCGGAAGTCGTGGCGCTGTTGCTGGTCGTTCCCCTGCTCGCCGGCGCGTTCTTCGCCCTCCTGCACCTGCGCAGCGGCCGGGCGGAGAACGTCGCCCAGCGTGATGACTAG